In Coregonus clupeaformis isolate EN_2021a chromosome 15, ASM2061545v1, whole genome shotgun sequence, one genomic interval encodes:
- the bspry gene encoding B box and SPRY domain-containing protein encodes MDLQQPIFFSLDVLQHETQSAKVVSGLSGKAAATSAVTTSDSESGIFSGESELCMEHESDLDWFCISEQKLICSHCAIVGSCQGHTVTPLASRVTAVRNQLVDICEKMQLQAKRIELFINQTLTAKERALQVEASGAREQVVAQVSVVREAVEEEEQRLLEAVQREEERVEQCLLTQRAHWGQALAMLTQTRTRLVHTLTNTPDIQLATSGQEIAERIEEAEGVGEPCDTDHLNLNTSCSDSKLMRGLWASAILLGPTAYGSANLTFDERTVSSVLSLSEDLCTLTFLPKRSRQSPPYDPARFDSWPNALGTLAISSGTHSWVIDVGESGAFKVGVCYSSMGRKGSGNDSRLGYNVQSWVLSKYDGDFSFCHAGKNTPLHVVHKPKSLGLLLDWPSQTLVFYDPDSRAVLHSVRHAFSGPLMPAFAVADRSVTILH; translated from the exons ATGGATTTACAACAGCCGATTTTCTTCTCGTTGGATGTACTCCAGCATGAAACTCAATCAGCTAAAGTCGTCTCCGGGTTGTCTGGAAAGGCTGCCGCTACATCAGCGGTGACCACCTCCGACTCAGAATCGGGTATATTCTCAGGTGAATCGGAACTTTGCATGGAACATGAATCAGACCTGGACTGGTTCTGCATCTCCGAGCAGAAACTCATATGCTCGCACTGCGCCATAGTGGGATCCTGCCAGGGCCACACGGTGACACCCCTGGCCAGCAGAGTGACAGCGGTCAGG aaccaACTGGTTGACATATGTGAGAAAATGCAGCTGCAGGCCAAGCGCATCGAGCTATTTATCAACCAGACCCTGACTGCCAAAGAGCGGGCACTGCAG GTGGAGGCGAGCGGGGCTCGGGAGCAAGTGGTGGCCCAGGtcagtgtggtgagggaggctgtggaggaggaggaacagcggCTGCTGGAAGCGgtgcagagggaggaggagagggtggagcaGTGCCTCCTCACCCAGAGAGCCCACTGGGGCCAGGCCCTGGCTATGctcacacagacacgcacacgccTGGTGCACACCCTCACAAACACACCGGACATACAGCTGGCA ACCTCTGGCCAGGAAATAGCTGAGAG gATTGAGGAGGCAGAGGGGGTGGGTGAGCCTTGTGACACTGACCATCTCAACCTGAACACCAGCTGCAGTGACAGCAAACTCATGAGGGGCCTGTGGGCCAGCGCCATACTGTTGGGGCCAACTG CTTACGGTTCAGCAAATCTGACATTTGACGAGCGCACCGTCAGCTCCGTACTGTCCCTCTCAGAAGACCTTTGCACTCTGACCTTCCTGCCTAAGCGGTCACGCCAGTCCCCGCCCTACGACCCGGCACGCTTCGACAGCTGGCCCAATGCGCTGGGCACCCTGGCCATCTCCTCCGGCACCCACAGCTGGGTGATTGACGTGGGTGAGAGCGGGGCCTTCAAGGTGGGGGTATGCTACTCCAGCATGGGGCGCAAGGGCTCGGGCAACGACTCCCGCCTCGGCTACAACGTCCAGTCCTGGGTGCTCTCCAAATACGATGGGGACTTCTCCTTCTGCCATGCGGGGAAGAACACGCCCCTGCACGTGGTCCACAAGCCCAAGAGTCTGGGGCTACTCCTGGACTGGCCCAGTCAGACCCTGGTATTTTATGACCCAGACTCCAGGGCCGTGTTGCACTCGGTCAGACACGCTTTTAGTGGCCCGCTGATGCCAGCATTTGCTGTGGCTGACCGCAGTGTCACAATACTGCACTGA